GGGATGAACCGACCGACTCAGGAGGGGGAAGCAGCTCAATCTCGTTTTCCCCACAGGCGTGGGGATGAACCGCAGTCATGCCTGACTTCGTTGTGGCTCAAGATGTTTTCCCCACAGGCGTGGGGATGAACCGTCGAAGTGAGCACCTGATGTCCCAAAATCTAGGTTTTCCCTACATACGAGGGGATGAACTGTCGATGGTTTGCCAAAAAAGGCTTCAAGCCGCCAAGAAAATTATACCCAGAGTTTCAGAAGTTCCATTATGTCCTGCCAAAATGGATTGAGGTGGCTCACCCTATCAACGAGGTGCTTTATATCATTTCCTGGAAGTCGCTTGGGTCCATTCAGGGAAACTTCCCGAATCAAGCTAAGGGAAATCCCTTATTTTTGAAGCTTCTGCAAGACCTGCTGCCGTAACCTGTGAAAGAAGCACCATGACGTCATTCAAGCCCACACCTCCCCACGCCACCAGCCATCCCCGCTACACCCCAGAGGACCAGCAGTGGGTGGTGAAGGCCATCGAGCAGGGGTTGCGGATCCCGGACCTCGCCCGTCATCTGGAGCGCAGCGAGTCAGGCATCCTGAGTTTCCTGGCCCGTTACGGGATGCTCGGCATGTACCTGACACGTCACCCCGAGGACAAAGTGGTGCACAAGAAATTCTCGGCTGAGCAGGTGCGAGAACTGATCAAAAAGCCGTACCAAAAGGTCCCCGAGGTTTCCGCAGCGTTGGTGGAACGCCAAAAAGAACGCCGGGATCAAGATGAAGATCTCAGGAAAAAACTGCTGGCCGAGCTTGAGTCTGGAGCCACTGCGCAGGAGGTGGCCCGGAGGCATGGCCGCACCCTGAAAGAGGTGTACCGGAAGCTTCACCATCTGGGGCTCGTGGAAACCTTGCTGTTGCAGCACCCGGGGCACCTCAGGGAATTGCAGGTGCATCTGGATGAGGTCACTTACGCAAAGTACGTGCTGAAGATGGACCGCTTGAAGAAGCAAAAGAAGCAGCCGTCCAGTACCAAGCCTGCCCCCCTCCCAGAGCAGAGCCCCACCCCTGTCCTTCCGAACCTGACTTTGCAGCAGCGGCTGGAGAGGCCATGTCCTGTTTTTGAGGGGTTTTGTGCCCAGCACAAGGTCTCCGACCTGCATGCCCGGCAAGCCTTAAAGCAAATGCAGAAACGCAAGGTGATGGTCCTGATCCGGCGGCACGGCTGGTTTGCTGCGCCCAGAGCCACCCTTGAAGAACTTGCAGCGGAATTGCAGGTGAGCAAAGAGCGGGTGCGTCAACTGCAAGCCAAATCCGAGAAAGCCCTGATTGGCATGGGGCGCCGTCTGAAAAAGCAGCAGGAGGAAACTCCAACCCTCCCCACTGCGGATGAGGTCGCGGAAAAACCCGAGCAGGTCCAGTGGGCTGAGGTGCAAAGCCGCCTTCCAGCAGGGTGGCGGGTGATGGATCTGGAAGTCACCCTCGGGGGTGAACTGATTGAAGGGGTGCTGGTGGGTCGGGAGCAGGTGTGGCACTTCACCGCCAATGACGCCCCGTTGATGGTGTTTCCTTTGCTGGACACCCGGGTGCTGGTGGGGCACAACCTGAGGCGCTTTGACCTCCCTCACCTCAGGCACTTCATGCAGCCCTCTTTGCTGAGTCAGCTGGGAGAGCGGGTGCTGGACACTTTGGAGTTGTGCTCACTGGTCTTCCCGGGCGAGCCCACCCAGGCCCTCGAGAAACCGTACCGGGAGTACGTCAGCCAGAGCGATCCGCTGGAAGACACCCTGGAAACCCACCTGCGCTTCGAGAAAGCCAGAGCCCAGATTCCGCAGCTTTCCCCGGTGCTGCATCAAGCAGCAAGGCGACTCTTGCCGGTTGGACCCCTCAGGGACCTGTTTGATGAGGTGGACGCAGTGTGGCCACCTGAACTCCACAACCTCAAAACCCACCTGTGGTCCCTTCCCCTGCAGCGAGAAGAGAACCTCGGGGCGTTGATTTACCTGTCGTGGGCTTTGCAGCAAGACCGGGTGTCGCACCGCCGTCCAGCGTGGACGGAACGCACCTTTGAGGGTTTTGCGGAGGCCGAAAGGCACCACCAGCCCCTGAACCTCTCAGAAGCACACCTCACCCGGGAACTGCAAAGCTTTTACGGGGAGGAGTACCGTTTCCGGGAAGGTCAACTGGAGATTGTGCAGGCCCTGATGAAAGGGGAAACCGTCCCTTTGGGCCTCCTTCCCACCGGTGGAGGCAAGAGCCTGACTTTTCAGTTTCCGGCCCTGTTTCTCAGCAAGCACCGCCGGGGCCTCACCGTGGTGGTGTGCCCGCTTCAAGCCCTGATGGAAGATCAGGTGCTGAACTTGCAACTGCAGCTCCCCCAGTGGGCAGAAAGGGCAGCTTTTCTGAGCGGAACCCAGAGCCCGGAAGAGCAGCGCAAAGTGCTGGATGGGGTGTGGGAGGGCCGCATTGACCTTTTGTACGTCTCGCCGGAGCGCCTGAGGAACGTGGCGGTGCAGGGGATGCTGCGCCACCGGCAGCCCCACCTGTGGGTGCTGGATGAAGCGCACACCCTCTCCCAGTGGGGCATGGATTTCAGGCCGGATTTTTTGCGCATCCCCCGGATCATTCGGGACATCCATGAAGGCGGGCAGCTTCCCCTCTTGGGTTTCGTGACCGCCACCGCCACCCAGCAGGTGGTTTCGGATTTGCAAGAAAAATTCGTGCAGGAGTTGCAGCCCCTGCTGGGCAGGCCCATGCAGAAAGTGCCTCTGGAGGTGACATTTCGCTGGCGCAGCGAAATCCAGACTGAAGTCCGGCAGGTGCCGCGCAGCGAACGCCTGAAGGTGATCGTGGAAAAGCTGCACCTTGCCCGGGAGCAGGGGGTGTCGATCGTTTACGTGCAGTCCCGCATGCTCGCAGAAAGTTACGCCCAACTTCTGGAAGAGCAGGGTTTCCTGTGCCGGGCCTTTCATGCCCGCATCACCCCGGCAGAGAAGCGCGCGGTGCTGCAGCAGTTCAAAGATGGAGAACTGGAGGTGGTGGTGGCCACCAGTGCCTTCGGGATGGGCATTGACCGGGCAGGGATTCACACGGTGATTCATGCAGGGCCGCCTTCCAGTCCAGAAAGCTACCTGCAAGAAATCGGTCGGGTGGCCAGAAAGCCAGGTGAGACCGGACACGCCTTGTTGTTGTGGGACGACCGCGATTTTCAGATGCTGTTCGAGCATGAGAAAAACAACCGCATTGGCAGTGAAAAAGCCCTCAAGGACACCTGGAATGTGGTCAAAAAACGCCTGTCGTCTCCCCCACTGCACCGCTGGGTGTCCAGCTTTGAACTCAGCCACCTGCTGCCCCAGGACGACCCGGAAGCGCTGGTGACCCAGTCGAGGGTGGCCCTGTTTGCCCTTGAGCGTTACGAGCTGGTTTTTGAGGGAGAGCAGCGACCCGCGGTCCTCAAAATCACCTTGCACCCCAGCCAGCAAAAGTTGGGGGTGGAGGGCCGCAAGCTGCTGAAGCTGTTTTCCCACCACTCCACCCGCATGGGGGTGGAATTGCAGGTGGACATCCGCGAAGCCGCGCTGTTGTGCAGCCTGACCCCCGCCAGGGTGATCAGGGGGCTGGGTCAACTGGTGAAAAGCGGTCATGCCCGCTGGAGTTATCAGGTGTCTTTGCGGGTCAGGCGCGGGGCAAAAGGCCGTCTGGACGCCGTGACCGCCAGTGTGCGGGCCTTTCTCGCCCACCTCACCGAGGAGCCGGACGTGGACCTGCAGCAACTGCACCTCGAGCAGGTGAATGCCGATTTGATGCGCAGGGGCAAACAGGCCCGGCTGCACCTCGCCCTCAAAGCCGCCTCCAGTCTGGGTTTGTCCCACACCCGCATGGAGCGCCTCACCGCCCGCATCACCTTCACCGACCCTGACCTTTCTGTGGGAGGGTGGGCCATGAAATTCGATGAACGCTACGGGCAATTCCGGGGCTTTGCCCTTGAGGTGCTCGAAAAAATGCAGGAGGTGGGTGAAGGCCTGACCCTCAATGTGGCCGAGTTGGAGCAGCACTTCCCTCCCAGCGGTGACCTCACAGTGCTGGACGGCCTCGGTGCCCTGCAGGTGCTGGGGGTGCTGGATTTCACCCGAGGGGATTTCGAGCAAGGCTCGGTGTTTCACCTGAAAGCCGGCACCCGGCCCCGCTACAACGCGGTGGCTTACCGGCCTCTGGAGCAGCATTACGAGAACCGCGCGAGGCGGCTGCACGCCATGCGGGAAATCCTCAAGCAACCCGACGAAGCAGAGCGCACCCGGCTGATCACCAGTTACTTCACCGAAGACCTGCAGGTGTTCTGTGAGCGTCACCTGCCTTACCCGGAGACTGCAGGCACCCTGCAAATCCCCGAGTTTCAGCACAAAATCCTCTCGAACCTCAGTGACACCCAAAGACAGATTGTGCTGGACAGCACCTCCCGGGCGCTGCTGGTGCTGGCGGGGCCGGGCTCTGGGAAGACCCGCACCATCGTGCACCGGGTGGCGAATTTGGTGGCCTTGAGGGGGGTTCCCGCCGAACGGGTGCTGGTGCTGGCCTACAACCGCACCGCAGTGGCAGAAGTGCGCGAGCGCATCAGTGAACTGATTGGGGAGCTCTCCATCCACGTGGACGTGTTCACCTTTCACGGCTTGGCCCGCAAACTCACCGGGCTCAGCGAAAAAGACGCTCCGGACACCCTCAAAGACCCCCAGCAGAAATTCGACTGGATCCTGAAAGAGGCCATCCAGCACCTCAAAGAGCACGACAGTCCCTACCAGTACGTGCTGGTCGATGAGTATCAGGACATCAAAACCCTCGAGTACCAGTTTGTGACCTTGCTGGCCCGCTTTGACGGCAACGCCGACGAAGAGGAAAGCGAACAGCGGGGTTACCTGGTGGCTGTTGGGGATGACGACCAGAACCTGTACAGCTTTCAAGGGGCAGACATCCGCTTCATTCACCAGTTCCAAGAGGATTATCAGGTGGGGCAAGACAAAGTCCTCACCCTCTCCACCAACCACCGTTCCGGGCCGGGCATCGTCAAGGTGGCCAACCGCTTCATCGAATTCACCATTCCCCACACAGAGCGCCTCAAAGGGGAACACAACCGCATCACCAGCCAGCACGAAACCGGCGGGGAAGTGCGACTGGGGCGCTACACCCGAAGGCTGGACGCCGCGTTCACCATCGCCCAAGAAATCCAGAGGTTGCTTCAAAAGGAGGTCCCACCCGAAGAAATTGCGGTGGTGGCCCGCACCTGGGAGGAACTCAGCGAAGTGCAGCACTTCCTGCGCGAAAAAGGCATCCGGGTGCAACTCCTCAACGTGCATGACCAGTTGCGTCCAGTGTCTTCTCTGGTGGGCCGGGAAGTGCAGTCGGTCCTGCTGGAAGACAAAGGCAAAGTGAGTGAAGACCCGCGTCAAACCCTCGAAGACACCCGCCTTTTGCTGAACCTCAGTTCCAGAGATCACTCGTGGCCTGCCCTTCTGGACAGCGTCTCCAAACTCACCCGACCAACTTTTGAGCAGATGGCCCTGCGCATGGAAAACACCCGCCCGATCTCCCCTCAGGGGGTGGTGCTTTCCACTTACCACAGTGCCAAGGGCTGTGAATTTGAACAGGTGTTCGTGCTCAGCGAAAACGTGCCCCCTGAAGCCACCCGGGACGACACACGCGCCCTGTATGTGGCCCTCACCCGCGCCAAACGTGGTCTTCACGTCCTTCGCCACGAGCACACCTGCCACCCAGCCCTGAAAAACCGGGATTTTCAACTGGGCCTCTTGCAAGACGGAGTCACCCCTTTCCCGGTGCAGGCCCCAGCAGAGGACCCCACCCACCTGACTTTTGAAATCATGCCCGACCCCAGCGATTTTTACCTGTCCTCCCCCAGAGTGGTGCATGTGGACGGACGCCTCGCTGTGCGGCGATTCGCCCAGCAGTGGGGACCTCTGGAACTGCATGGGAACTTGGTCACCCACTTCGGGCAACCGGTGGCCCACCTCAGCAAGCACAGCACTCTGGTCTCGCGGATCCTCAAGTACCAGAGCCAGCAAGGCAAAATCACCCCGGTGGGTCACATGGTGATGCAATGCCTCAGGGACGATGAATGGTACGAAAGGGCAGGTTACGAAGGGCCCGAAGACCACCATCACCTGGTGCTTCCGGTGTTCCGGGTGACCTTGCCGTTCAGAGGGACCTCTCCAAGATCACCCTGAGGCCCGTGGGACAGCCAGGAACAGGCTGACAGACAATTTTCAAAAATGTGGAGAGCTGTTCAATGACAAGCCCTTGGCTTGAGGGTGATACGCTGCATTCATGGGCCTTGATGAACAACTGAATCGCATTCGCAGCAAATTGAAGCATGTGCAAGAAAAAAATCCACAGGGCAGGGATCCCAGAGAACTGGTTCTGCAACCGCCTTTAACGCTTTCCCAGGTGGAACAGTTCGAGAGCAAACATGGCATCACCCTGCCAGAAGATTTTCGCCGATTTGTGCTGGAGGTGGGCTCCAGTGGTTTCGGCCCAGCTTACGGCCTGGAAACCCTGGACCGCTGGTTTTGTGAAGCGGACGCTCCAGACGGCATCCAGAAACCTGCCATCGTGCAACCTGACCTGCAGGCCGAACACTGGTGGGAAGACTTTGGGGTGGATGAGGATGAACGCTACCAAGGCACCCTTTACATCGCAACCCACGGCTGCACCTATGAAATCCTTCTGGTCCTGAATGGCCCCCACCGTGGACGGGTGGTTTATGTTGACCTGGACGAATACACCAGACCTTTTTTTCCAGAGAACCAGAGCTTTGTGTCTTGGTATGAGCGCTGGCTGGATGAAAATCTGTGGGGTTACGACCTGGACTGGTTCGGGTACACAGTGCCTGGCACAGAGGCAGACCTGTTGAGAATGGCTTCTTCGGCAGCCTTTCCTGTACAGAGGCGTTGTGACGCGATCCTGAGTCTGTGGCGCCTCCCCTCTCTGAGGAGCGAGACCGTGCAATTCCTGGTGGATGGGCTCTCTGAAACAGAGGAGGTTGCCCTGGCCAGCATCCAGATCCTGAAAAACCTGGTGAGAAACCTGGTGAACCACTTTCTGCTTCCGGTGCTTTCGGATCAAAGGCCTGGAGTGAGGCAAGAAGCCTTCAGCAAAATCATCTGGGCAAACAAGCCACCTGGTCCCTACACCCTGGAGCGACGAGCACTGGTCACAGATCCTGCCACACCCCAACAGTCCCTTGACCTCCTGCAATTCCTGAAGGACCACTTGCAAGACCCAGATGGAAAAGTGGCTGCCACTGCCGTGACTGCCCTGGCAGACCTGGATCAGCCCCTGTATTCCTTTCAGGAGTTGCGTCAAAGCCCTCACCCTGAGGTGCGAGCAGTTTATCTGGATCAATTGGGGCATCAGGCGCTGCAAGAACCCTACACCACGGATGAGCAGCAACACATGTGGGAATGGATGCTGGCTGGCCTGGAGGATCCAGATGCACAGGTGCGCAACAAGGCCGTTTCCGGCTTAAAGACCTTCACCCACCAGGTGGATGATCCCGAACACCCACCTCTGAAAGAAGTGTGGAGAAGCACCAGCATCCAGCGGTTGCATGAGGGATTCACCACAGAACCTGATGTGGAAGTGCGCAAAACCATTCTTTTCGTGGCAAGGTACGCTTTCGACCTGTCAGGCGCACAGACCATTTTCCTGATGGCCGCACAGCAGCCGGACCTGGCCACCCGCCAGGCAGTCTTGAGCGAAATTGATGAAGCATTCCGGAATGGTGGGGCAAAACCCTCTGACGGGTTCCGCAAAGAACCCACCATTCATCAGGTGCTGGACCTCCTGTCTCAAGGCGATGTGGTGGTTCCAGAAGAACAAGCGCTGACCCTTCAGGCCCGCAAACTCCGCAAACGGTGCTTTTGAAAGGAGAAAAATGCTGGATCTCAAGCAACTTCAATGCCTGGGGGTCAAAGAAGAAATTTTGTCACAGCTGTCCCCCTGTACGCAGGTTCATCAGGCAGGGCAGGTGGAGGAATGGACGTACAGCTTGCAGGTGGGACAGCCAAAAGGAAAACATGTGGTGATCGGCAGTGGTGACTGCTCCTTGCTCTGGCTGGACATGGAGTCCGGGCACATTTTCATTTCTGATGAGGACGGTGATGGAGTTACGCCAACCAGGGTTTGTGCGCGTTTCTGGCTTGCCTGAACTTGCATGACCAGTTGTTTCTGCAACTGAACCGGCCTCTGCATGAAACAGACGAGGAGGCTCTGGAGCATGGTAGGCGGCTCAGACAGTCCATGCTGGCTGTGGACGCATCGATGAGGAACGCTGGAAGCCACCCAGCGAAGCTGGCAGGCATGGACCGCCAGCCGCAACCTCACCTTGCACCACCCGGATGACCTCACCGAATTCCTCGCCTCGGTGGTGCAGGCCCAGCAACTCCTCGCAGCCCAACAGAACCGCCGCAGGCTGCAAGAACAACTCCAAAGGGACCTGCACCAATTCAAGGAAGAAGCCCTCTCCCTGCTGACGGTGTTTCAGACCGAACTCCCACAAGACCCCAGTGACGTGCTCACTGCCGTGCAAGCCCTGCACCTGCAGTTGCAAGAGGCCCTGAGGGTCCAGCAACGCCAGCAGGACCTGCACACCCACCTCGAACACCTGACACGCGAAGTGCAAGACGCCCAGCAGCAATTGGATCAAGCCCGCTTCAAACTTCAGGAACAACATGTGCTGGCCCAGCGGGCCGATGAAAACGCCCAGAAAGAATTGCAGTACGCCCAAAAACAACTCGAGCAGGCCGAGGACGCCGTCCAGCACGCCACAGCACAATTCCTTGCCTGGGCCGCCAAGCACCAGTTGGTCTCCCAACACCCCAGCGAGGCCCGCACCGAACTCCTGATGGTCCAGGACGCCAGCCGGCAACTGCACAACCTCACCCAGGCTGAACTTGAACACCAGCACCTGCACAACCAGACCAGCTTCTTCGAAAGCACAGCCGCCAAGGTACTCGCACAGGCAGGGCGCCCCCAGAGCGGCTCGGGATTCGAACTGCTCGAAGCCCTGCGTCAGGCGGTCCGTGACCTTGAGGAGGCCCAGCAGCAACAGCAGGCCCTGCAAATCACCGCACGCAAAATGAAAGAGGTGGATCAGGAACGTCAGGAGCTGGAGAAACGCATCCACACCTTCCGTCAGGCCCTGCGCCAGACCTACAGCCGCCTGAACGTCACCTCCCTCAGCCAGTTGCGCGAACACTGGACCTTGCAGCAAGAACGCCTCAAACTCGAACAGCGGGTGCATGAAGCCGCCCTTTACGTGCACCGCTCCAGCGGCCAGCACGCTGAAGCCATCATCCAGCAACTCAATCAGGCCCTACCCGTCGAATGGAAAAGCGAACAACAGGAGGTGCAAGAAGAACTCCACACCCTCGACCAGCAGGTGGAAGACCTGCACCTGCAGCTCGCCCAGCTGGACGTGCGGCTGCAACAACTCGAAGAGTCGGCTTCGGCCACCCAGCTCAAACAGACCCTTGAACACAAACAAACCCAGCTGGTGCGAGATGCCCAGCAGTGGGTGGTCCGTCGCCTCGCCCAGCAACTGCTGTCCGGCACCCTCAAAGAGTACGAGCGCACCAAAGGACCCGAAGTGCTCCGCCACGCCTCAGAGGTGTTCGCCAGCATCACCGAAGGCCGCTACCAGCGGGTGCGGGCCAACGACAACCACACCCAGTTGCGGATTTTTCAGGAAGACGACCAACCCCTCGACGTGCAGCAACTCAGCCGCGGCACCCAGGAGCAACTCTACCTCAGCGTGCGGCTGGGCCTCGCCCGGGTGCTGGGGGAACGCACCGTGCGCCTGCCCCTGATCATGGACGATGTGCTGGTCAACGCCGACCCAGATCGGGCCAGTGGTCTGGCGCAGGCCCTCGCGGAAGTCAGCCATGAGCACCAGGTGATCTACCTCACCTGCCATCCCCTCCACACCCAGATCCTGCAAGCGGCCCAGCCCGCAGCGCACGTGTTGAAACTGCAACGCCTGCAGGCCGGGGGGCAGGTGTCTGGACCGGATACACCCCTGCTGCAAAACCTGCAGGCCAACCACATCCTCGAATACCTCTCTCAGGAAGGCGAACCGCGCAGCGCAGAGCAAATCCGACTGGCCCTCAACGCAGAACAGGGCGCACTCAGCACCCTGCTGAGCCAGCTCATCAACGCCGGGAGTGTGGACCGAGTGGGCCAGAAGCGCGGCACCCGCTATGCCCTCAAAACCACCTCTGGGCTGGTCGGGGACTGAGGCTGAGCCCCGAGCCTCTCCAGAGAACACCACCGTGCGGGTCTGGAAATGGACCACTGAAACGGAATACAAGTGCCGGGGCTGGACCATCACCGTCCAGCCCCGCTCTCACCAGAGGTCCCAGCCAATCGCCCCTTTGAAGCCGTCCGGTGCAATCCGGTCAAACTGCTCCTCCATCTCCATGAGGGCAAAGTATTCCAGTTTGCGGGCCTGACTGCGACGCAACTTGTGGTACTTGCGCTTGTAAGGCTTCGCCCCTGTTCTGGAGCAGGTTTGCACACTCAAGTGGAGGCTTTTGCGGTACTTTGCGTAAGCATCCGTGCGGGAAGGGTCAACGTAGAACCTCACCACCACATGGTTTTTGATGCGCCAGAGGATCTTCTGGTGCCTTTGCCGGTGTTTCCTGAAAATCTTGTACGCCATGCTCGGGGCGCTCCTTTAACGCCCTAATGCATGGGGTCCTCCGGGTCACAAATTCGAACCATGCCATCAAGTTACCCGGAATCAGACGGTGAGACAGCAGCACTCTGGCTTAACTTCGAACACGTCAAGTGGCGGACAGGGCTTGCAACACCCGAACCCGGGCAGCAGGCAAGGTCACTTCAACACTGCTGTTCTCGCCGCTCGCTGACTTTGAAGTCCTTCAGCGCAGGAGAATTTATTGTTTTCTGCGCAGGATGAGTTTCACATGCGTGTTGTCCCTGACGGTGATGCCGAAATCCCTGTAGATGACATTCCGCAGGTAAGGCAACACGTAATGCTCGTGGTGCACGAAATAATAGTTGTTGCCCACAACTTCCAGAAGACGCTCATAGGGAAGAGAGAAGTAGTTTTCCCGGTTTTCACGGTCAAAATTGTCCTCATAGCGGTACTTCAGAAGGTAGTGAAGCATGTCCCGGTCTGAATGAATTTCACCCCAGAAGTCGGTGTATTCCTGAAGGGTCGAGGGGTTTGCTTTGGTTCTGAGGCGCAGCAGGTCGTTGATGTCAATCGGGCGGTTTGCTGTACGAGACAGGCTCATGTCCCGAATGAAGATGTACTCTGGGCACTCCGAAAAATTGCCCCCAAAGATGATTTTTTCGAATTGTCTCAGGTCTGTGCCGTAACTGTAGATCTCGTGCAAGACACTCGATAAGATCACCGCAGTTTTGTCCAACCCAAAAATGTTGGGAAGGTCGTTCATGTCACCCACAACCCGGACGCAGGGGTTGCTCTGGAACCTGTGGCG
The window above is part of the Deinococcus misasensis DSM 22328 genome. Proteins encoded here:
- a CDS encoding RecQ family ATP-dependent DNA helicase, whose amino-acid sequence is MTSFKPTPPHATSHPRYTPEDQQWVVKAIEQGLRIPDLARHLERSESGILSFLARYGMLGMYLTRHPEDKVVHKKFSAEQVRELIKKPYQKVPEVSAALVERQKERRDQDEDLRKKLLAELESGATAQEVARRHGRTLKEVYRKLHHLGLVETLLLQHPGHLRELQVHLDEVTYAKYVLKMDRLKKQKKQPSSTKPAPLPEQSPTPVLPNLTLQQRLERPCPVFEGFCAQHKVSDLHARQALKQMQKRKVMVLIRRHGWFAAPRATLEELAAELQVSKERVRQLQAKSEKALIGMGRRLKKQQEETPTLPTADEVAEKPEQVQWAEVQSRLPAGWRVMDLEVTLGGELIEGVLVGREQVWHFTANDAPLMVFPLLDTRVLVGHNLRRFDLPHLRHFMQPSLLSQLGERVLDTLELCSLVFPGEPTQALEKPYREYVSQSDPLEDTLETHLRFEKARAQIPQLSPVLHQAARRLLPVGPLRDLFDEVDAVWPPELHNLKTHLWSLPLQREENLGALIYLSWALQQDRVSHRRPAWTERTFEGFAEAERHHQPLNLSEAHLTRELQSFYGEEYRFREGQLEIVQALMKGETVPLGLLPTGGGKSLTFQFPALFLSKHRRGLTVVVCPLQALMEDQVLNLQLQLPQWAERAAFLSGTQSPEEQRKVLDGVWEGRIDLLYVSPERLRNVAVQGMLRHRQPHLWVLDEAHTLSQWGMDFRPDFLRIPRIIRDIHEGGQLPLLGFVTATATQQVVSDLQEKFVQELQPLLGRPMQKVPLEVTFRWRSEIQTEVRQVPRSERLKVIVEKLHLAREQGVSIVYVQSRMLAESYAQLLEEQGFLCRAFHARITPAEKRAVLQQFKDGELEVVVATSAFGMGIDRAGIHTVIHAGPPSSPESYLQEIGRVARKPGETGHALLLWDDRDFQMLFEHEKNNRIGSEKALKDTWNVVKKRLSSPPLHRWVSSFELSHLLPQDDPEALVTQSRVALFALERYELVFEGEQRPAVLKITLHPSQQKLGVEGRKLLKLFSHHSTRMGVELQVDIREAALLCSLTPARVIRGLGQLVKSGHARWSYQVSLRVRRGAKGRLDAVTASVRAFLAHLTEEPDVDLQQLHLEQVNADLMRRGKQARLHLALKAASSLGLSHTRMERLTARITFTDPDLSVGGWAMKFDERYGQFRGFALEVLEKMQEVGEGLTLNVAELEQHFPPSGDLTVLDGLGALQVLGVLDFTRGDFEQGSVFHLKAGTRPRYNAVAYRPLEQHYENRARRLHAMREILKQPDEAERTRLITSYFTEDLQVFCERHLPYPETAGTLQIPEFQHKILSNLSDTQRQIVLDSTSRALLVLAGPGSGKTRTIVHRVANLVALRGVPAERVLVLAYNRTAVAEVRERISELIGELSIHVDVFTFHGLARKLTGLSEKDAPDTLKDPQQKFDWILKEAIQHLKEHDSPYQYVLVDEYQDIKTLEYQFVTLLARFDGNADEEESEQRGYLVAVGDDDQNLYSFQGADIRFIHQFQEDYQVGQDKVLTLSTNHRSGPGIVKVANRFIEFTIPHTERLKGEHNRITSQHETGGEVRLGRYTRRLDAAFTIAQEIQRLLQKEVPPEEIAVVARTWEELSEVQHFLREKGIRVQLLNVHDQLRPVSSLVGREVQSVLLEDKGKVSEDPRQTLEDTRLLLNLSSRDHSWPALLDSVSKLTRPTFEQMALRMENTRPISPQGVVLSTYHSAKGCEFEQVFVLSENVPPEATRDDTRALYVALTRAKRGLHVLRHEHTCHPALKNRDFQLGLLQDGVTPFPVQAPAEDPTHLTFEIMPDPSDFYLSSPRVVHVDGRLAVRRFAQQWGPLELHGNLVTHFGQPVAHLSKHSTLVSRILKYQSQQGKITPVGHMVMQCLRDDEWYERAGYEGPEDHHHLVLPVFRVTLPFRGTSPRSP
- a CDS encoding SMI1/KNR4 family protein, which codes for MGLDEQLNRIRSKLKHVQEKNPQGRDPRELVLQPPLTLSQVEQFESKHGITLPEDFRRFVLEVGSSGFGPAYGLETLDRWFCEADAPDGIQKPAIVQPDLQAEHWWEDFGVDEDERYQGTLYIATHGCTYEILLVLNGPHRGRVVYVDLDEYTRPFFPENQSFVSWYERWLDENLWGYDLDWFGYTVPGTEADLLRMASSAAFPVQRRCDAILSLWRLPSLRSETVQFLVDGLSETEEVALASIQILKNLVRNLVNHFLLPVLSDQRPGVRQEAFSKIIWANKPPGPYTLERRALVTDPATPQQSLDLLQFLKDHLQDPDGKVAATAVTALADLDQPLYSFQELRQSPHPEVRAVYLDQLGHQALQEPYTTDEQQHMWEWMLAGLEDPDAQVRNKAVSGLKTFTHQVDDPEHPPLKEVWRSTSIQRLHEGFTTEPDVEVRKTILFVARYAFDLSGAQTIFLMAAQQPDLATRQAVLSEIDEAFRNGGAKPSDGFRKEPTIHQVLDLLSQGDVVVPEEQALTLQARKLRKRCF
- a CDS encoding ATP-binding protein, translating into MHHPDDLTEFLASVVQAQQLLAAQQNRRRLQEQLQRDLHQFKEEALSLLTVFQTELPQDPSDVLTAVQALHLQLQEALRVQQRQQDLHTHLEHLTREVQDAQQQLDQARFKLQEQHVLAQRADENAQKELQYAQKQLEQAEDAVQHATAQFLAWAAKHQLVSQHPSEARTELLMVQDASRQLHNLTQAELEHQHLHNQTSFFESTAAKVLAQAGRPQSGSGFELLEALRQAVRDLEEAQQQQQALQITARKMKEVDQERQELEKRIHTFRQALRQTYSRLNVTSLSQLREHWTLQQERLKLEQRVHEAALYVHRSSGQHAEAIIQQLNQALPVEWKSEQQEVQEELHTLDQQVEDLHLQLAQLDVRLQQLEESASATQLKQTLEHKQTQLVRDAQQWVVRRLAQQLLSGTLKEYERTKGPEVLRHASEVFASITEGRYQRVRANDNHTQLRIFQEDDQPLDVQQLSRGTQEQLYLSVRLGLARVLGERTVRLPLIMDDVLVNADPDRASGLAQALAEVSHEHQVIYLTCHPLHTQILQAAQPAAHVLKLQRLQAGGQVSGPDTPLLQNLQANHILEYLSQEGEPRSAEQIRLALNAEQGALSTLLSQLINAGSVDRVGQKRGTRYALKTTSGLVGD
- a CDS encoding class I SAM-dependent methyltransferase, whose translation is MMNGNILEEYNAAMQQGLMDKLYFLDYCNEVHNIVDFGAADGSLIELLYNRFGNTKRYFAVDNSPEMLDLLRHRFQSNPCVRVVGDMNDLPNIFGLDKTAVILSSVLHEIYSYGTDLRQFEKIIFGGNFSECPEYIFIRDMSLSRTANRPIDINDLLRLRTKANPSTLQEYTDFWGEIHSDRDMLHYLLKYRYEDNFDRENRENYFSLPYERLLEVVGNNYYFVHHEHYVLPYLRNVIYRDFGITVRDNTHVKLILRRKQ